In the Microbispora sp. ZYX-F-249 genome, one interval contains:
- a CDS encoding spore germination protein GerW family protein, translated as MEQLLRKLTGQRVFGEPYEKDGVTFIPVAAVRAGGGFGRSPEKGGEARGGGGGVVNRPVGMFVLKDGDVHWRPALDLNRVILGGQILAGLALVVYAVTRHVR; from the coding sequence ATGGAACAACTGCTCAGGAAGCTGACCGGCCAGCGTGTCTTCGGCGAGCCGTACGAGAAGGACGGCGTGACGTTCATCCCCGTGGCGGCGGTGCGCGCGGGGGGCGGCTTCGGCCGCAGCCCGGAGAAGGGCGGCGAGGCCCGCGGAGGAGGCGGCGGCGTCGTCAACAGGCCGGTCGGGATGTTCGTCCTCAAGGACGGCGACGTGCACTGGCGACCGGCCTTGGACCTCAACCGGGTCATCCTGGGCGGCCAGATCCTCGCGGGCCTCGCCCTTGTCGTGTACGCCGTGACCCGCCACGTTCGCTGA